One Malaclemys terrapin pileata isolate rMalTer1 chromosome 9, rMalTer1.hap1, whole genome shotgun sequence DNA window includes the following coding sequences:
- the LOC128843026 gene encoding transcription cofactor HES-6-like, with the protein MAPSSRPSKSRPSREEEDFCDARGGDRKARKPLVEKKRRARINESLQELRLILADTEFQAKMENAEVLELTVKRVQGVLQSRSLESDKLHREASERFAAGYIQCMHEVHTFVSNCPGIDSTVAAELLNHLLESMPLNEGSFQDLIADVLSEPSITSWPGSEGLSQPAGVSPAALSLASPTSALLSPSSSEETCSDLEETEAEQSPASPAGLDSSRTHNVPSPSFSKSMWRPW; encoded by the exons ATGGCCCCGTCCTCTCGGCCCAGCAAGAGCCGGCCCAGCCGGGAGGAGGAGGATTTCTGTGACGCGAGAGGGGGGGACAGGAAG GCTAGGAAGCCGCTGGTGGAGAAGAAGCGGCGAGCGCGGATTAACGAGAGCCTGCAGGAACTGCGGCTCATCCTGGCCGACACGGAG TTTCAGGCGAAGATGGAGAACGCCGAGGTGCTGGAGCTGACCGTGAAGCGGGTGCAGGGCGTGCTGCAGAGCCGGTCCCTCG AAAGTGACAAGCTGCACCGGGAGGCCAGCGAGCGGTTTGCAGCTGGGTACATTCAGTGCATGCACGAAGTCCATACCTTCGTCTCCAACTGCCCGGGGATTGATTCCACTGTTGCTGCCGAGCTGCTGAACCACCTGCTGGAGTCCATGCCTCTCAACGAAGGCAGTTTCCAGGACTTGATCGCGGATGTTTTGTCAGAACCCTCCATCACCTCGTGGCCTGGCAGTGAGGGGCTCTCCCAACCAGCGGGGGTatcccctgctgctctgagctTAGCCAGCCCTACTTCAGCTCTTCTATCCCCTTCCTCCAGTGAAGAGACCTGCTCTGATCTGGAAGAGACAGAGGCTGAGCAAAGCCCGGCCTCCCCAGCTGGACTGGACAGTTCCAGGACACACAATGTGCCTTCACCTAGCTTTTCCAAATCTATGTGGAGACCTTGGTAA